One genomic region from Salarias fasciatus unplaced genomic scaffold, fSalaFa1.1, whole genome shotgun sequence encodes:
- the LOC115385338 gene encoding embigin-like, giving the protein MSASWTQLSFQILLLLVSCRRINAKTPGLTPTPLVPTTPLPTDVRSVILKGESHTEKIELLNPVVLSLECTWTGNQKKAPNVTGHWMKDGEELQDSRLTVALENEQYNLRRVVRVVNEESLGNYSCMFGNEAKIDFILAVPKIGDVRDKPIVSYIGDTTVITCKMEETKPKPNTWNWYKDNGTDKEQILPAADVLHYEIKVMEWKTKLTVYNLSRDDSGLYYCGAVYAIGTAMSHVELKVITIMEPLKPFIAILTEVVVLVAAILLYEKSQSKKNLTTENELNDDQKDTASQEEENRSEASDSVRQRK; this is encoded by the exons AGACCCCAGGTCTAACTCCAACACCATTGGTTCCCACGACTCCTCTGCCAACAGATGTGAGAAGTGTCATCCTTAAAG GTGAAAGTCACACTGAGAAAATCGAGCTGTTGAATCCTGTCGTCCTGTCTCTGGAGTGTACCTGGACCGGCAATCAGAAGAAAGCCCCAAACGTCACAGGCCACTGGATGAAGGACGGGGAGGAACTTCAGGATAGCCGTCTCACAGTGGCGTTGGAGAACGAGCAGTATAATCTCAGACGAGT GGTTCGTGTTGTCAATGAGGAAAGTCTTGGGAATTACTCATGCATGTTTGGAAATGAAGCTAAAATTGACTTTATCTTGGCAG TCCCAAAGATTGGGGATGTGAGAGACAAGCCCATAGTGAGCTACATAGGTGACACTACAGTGATCACCTGTAAAATGGAGGAGACCAAGCCAAAACCCAACACCTGGAACTGGTACAAGGACAATGGGACAGATAAG GAGCagatcctccctgctgcagatgtTCTTCACTATGAAATCAAAGTCATGGAGTGGAAGACCAAGCTGACGGTGTATAACCTGTCCAGGGATGACTCCGGCTTGTATTACTGTGGTGCGGTGTACGCCATCGGCACCGCGATGAGCCACGTGGAGCTAAAG GTCATCACCATCATGGAGCCCCTGAAGCCCTTCATCGCCATCCTGACTGAAGTTGTTGTCCTGGTTGCTGCTATTCTGCTCTATGAGAAGAGCCAGTCCAAGAAAAACCTCACAACAG aaaatgagctgaatgaTGACCAGAAGGACACGGC GTCACAAGAAGAGGAGAACAGATCAGAGGCGAGCGACTCAGTTCGACAGCGCAAATGA